The sequence GGCACACCCGTCAGGTGGTGCAGTCCAGCCAGGAGGCGCGTCAGGGTGCCCTTCGCGATTGCGTCTGTGCGGTCGTGGTACAGGGCGCTGATGGTGGCAGGGCGGAGGCCACTGGCCTGAGCCAGTGCAGTCTGTGTCAGGCGGTGCCGTCCCATGAGCTCGCTCAGGCAGCAGATCACGTGTCCGGGCGGTGGCGGCGTTGTGATCTGATTCTGGGGCTGTGGAATGGTGTGGCGTGGGGGAAGCTCCATACGCCGCAGCGTAGGAACCGGCGCGGGGTGAGTGGCCCAGCGAAGCCCGTTTGCGTCATGGTCAGAAGGGGTGATGCCCTTCAGCAGGGTGCTCTGGAAGAGGTACGAAGGAGGAAAGCCATAGTCATCCCCACGGGGATGAGGTCAGGGGGTCATCCCCGCTACAGCTGTGGCTGGATTTTTGACGTCTGGGAGAATGCGCGGCGGTTGGGGATGAGAGTGAGGGGCACTCACGATGGATCTGCTGCGTAACGGGCGGAAAAGAGAGGGGGTGGCCTGTGAGTAAAAAATTTCGTGGGACCGTCATTTTTCATTGACTGGCAGGGGATTATCGGGGTTCTGTTCCGGTGTAGTAGCAGTGTAGTAGGGCTGAAAAACCACTCAGAACCCGGTAGGGGCACCCAGTCGCGGGAAGGAGTTTTTCGGCGTCCTGGCGGGCATCGAATAAAACTGTGTAGTTGTGTCCAGGAGCGCTTAGAGATGCCGCTGCGCCCTCCAAAACCGTAGGTCGTGGGTTCAAGTCCTACAGGGCCCGCCACGAAAAACCCCCTCCGCATGAGGGGGTCTTTTTTTTGCTGCACTCTCCACACCAGGAGGCGCTTCATTACGGCGAGCCCTGAGAGACGTGCCCTTCAGCGCTGCGGGCCTGTCCGTGAGCGCCGCGTCGTGATTCACCAACAGCGCCCCCACTGCGGCTTCAGTACAGGTCACTCAGGACTCGCCAGGACCCAGGTGGCGCCTGCTGAACTCTCGGAGGGGCCTGTAGTTCAGCACGTCTCGTTGATGTACGCCGCAGGCGAACTCCAACGCAGTGACAGTCCGGTCGAGTTCGGTAAACAGGGCGTGCAGCCGCACCTGCCCGTGTCCCCCCGGCGCGCGGTTGTACGCCCAGACGAGCAGGCGGTAGTACTGCAACGTGCCCTCCTGCTCGGCGTTGAAGCGATCAAAGAACGCCACGCGACTCTCTGGGCTGTCCCCGAACGCCAGGACATCCGCGAGGATCGCGCGGGCATTGTGCAGCTTGTCAGACGCACTCACCAGCAATGAAGCGGCACTTTCAGGCTTTTCAGTGCGAATCAGTTTCCGCAGGTACGCCATTTTCCGTTCAGACCAGGGTGCCTTCTTCCCCGCGATCAGCCCCGTCTCCTCGGTCGCGCCGGACACCAGCGCCTCAACCTGTTCACCGAACTCCTGCCGGATCACGCGGCGGAGTTCCTCCCGGGTCTCCGCACGGCGCGCCACGTCAGCCTGGATGTTCTCTGGCCCGTCCTCCAACGCGTCATGCAGCAGTGCCGCGATGGCCTCATCCTCGGACGCGCCAAATTCCAGGGCGACGGACGCAACGCCCAGCAGGTGCGAGAGATAAGGGACGGTCGCCGTCTCGCCCATCGGCACCTTGCGGTACTGCCCGGCATGCCAGCGGTGCGCCCGTTCCAGGGCGTGCAGGAAACGATCCGTCAGGGGAAAGTCGCTCATGCGGTCATCCTACTGATCACTGCTCTCTTCGGAGCGCAGCGCCCATCAGCCATCTGTCTTGCCGAAAGCATCAGATTCTGGAGGTCATCCCTGGAGCTACGCGCACCCGGCTGGCTTCCCGCTGAAGCAGCTGAACGCGTTCTGACATGACCGGCAGGTTATCTCGCAGCTGACCCGCCGGTGGGTTAAAGTGACCACCCTCGTCAAAGCGCGTCCGGGACAGCGTTCATCATCCGAATGGGTGTCCCCCTCTCCTTTTGGCAGGGTCTGTCTACTTCCGCAGCGACTAGTTCACTTCACCGGCTTCCAGCGCCTCCGATGCTCCGCACGTCAGGTGATTGCGGAGCATGACGCTCATCCGTAGGGCGTCCCGCTCGCGGTGATCACCCCCTACGACTGCTCTGCCTGCTCATGCCTCTGCACCCGTCCTGCGCGTGCATCTCCTGCCCCACGCCGGAAACCGCACGACCCGGTACGGCGCGGTCAGCTGCTCGAACTCCATTCACGGCGCGCCCTCGTCGGCCACTTCACGACGTACTCCTGCCGGTGGCTCGCCGCGTGGCGGGCCAACCTTCAGAAGCGCAGGTCGTGGGTTCGAGTCTTACAGGGCCCACCACGTGACACCCTGCATGTTGGTCCGGGGTGTTTCGCCGTGTCGGTATTTTGCGGCGCACGTTACAACTCTGACGGTACATGCACAGGCGCCGGTATGAAGCCTCGCTGTGAACTTCACCCCAGCCGTCTCCGGCGGGCCTTTATAGACTCTCGGTCATTCCCTCACGAGAGTTAAGGAGTCCCATGAAGAAGTTCACTACGTTGTCCCTCGTTGCCCTGAGCGTGTTCCTCGCCAGCTGCAGCAAGATCGTGGGCGCGGCCATTCCCACCCAGACCATCAGTAACCCGGCCGGGCTGGAAGGCAAGCAGCTCGTGGCGTCGTCTCCTCTGATGATCGAGTCGGTGCGCGGCACGGTCAGTTACAGCACGGCCGGCGCCCCCTTCGACGACATCCAGATTCCGGACCTGCCGTTTGGCATCAAGCCCGGCGGCCTGGACTTCAAGACTGGCTTCAGCCAGATCGACGTGACTGGGGCCTGCGTGAAACCGCAGACCTTCACCGTGACGGTCCGCGACGTGAAGGTGGACGCCAGTGACGCGGCGGCCAGCGCGAGCTTCACCGCGAACGCGGCAGCGCAGTTCACGCTGACCAAGTCGTCTGAAAGTGCCGGGAAAGCCGCGTACGGCGTGTCCGACACGAAACTGAATGTGAGTGCGGACGTGGAGACCGCCAAGAAGTTCTTCTCGATCCTCACCACGGGCGGCAAGAACACTGTCAGCGTCACGGCGACCATCAGTGCCAGCGACAACGGCCTTGCCGGCTGCACCATGGGCTTCATCCTCAAGGACGTGAGCGTCACCCTGAGCAAGTTCCAGTAAGGTCGTCACCGCAGCCGCCCCTTCCATGTGGAGGGGCGGCTGTGTTCAGCGCTGGGGTGGGGTGAGGGCGTCGCGCAGCCACGCCTGGAATTCCGGCAGGGCGCGGTCGTACTGTAGGGCGATGATCTCGGGCACCTCGTAGGGGTGCACGGCCTTGATTCGAGCCTCGAGGTCCGGGTACTGCTCACCGCTGGTCTTGATCAGCAGCAGGCTCTCGGGATCCTCGGCGACTTCGCCCTGCCAGCGGTACACGCTTTGCAGACCCGGAATGATGTTCACGCACCCGGCAAGGTGCTCGGCGACCAGGGTGCGGGCCAGGTCAAGGGCCCGCTCAGGGGGGAGGGTGACCATGACGACAAGTGACACGCGTCCAGCATACGGCCTGCGTGGGGGGCGCACGAGGGGGTCCCCCCGGAGCGTGAGGGTGCGCCCGCCGGGGTCAGCTCCGCCCGCAGCGTCAACGTTCCCCTAAGACGGCTGCGCGCCGGGCCCGGGTACCCTAAACGGATGAGAACCGTCGTGCTGATCGTGGTGCTGGTGCTGCTGGGCCTGTTCGCAGTGCTGAACACCAACGCGCTGATGTTCCCCCACACCCTGAGCCTGGGCTTCGTGACGTACTCGGGTGTGCCCATGGGGCTGATCCTGCTGATCGTGGCGGCCCTGCTGGCGCTTCTGTTCTACTTCTGGGCGGGTCTGACGGGCCTGCGTGCTCAGGCGGACAGCGCGAAGCTGCTGCGTGACATGGAGGCCCTGCGCCTGAGCCTCGACCAGCAGGAGGGCAGCCGCTTCGCGCAGCTTCAGACGCATCTGGACGAGCGCTTCCGGGTGCTGGGTCAGGGTACGGACGGGGCGGAGGTGGCGGCCCTGCACGCGCGCGTGGACGCCATGCAGCGGGACCTGAACGTGCAGCTGGCGCAGCTGGACGACTACCTGAAACGTAAGCTGGGTTGAGCCGGGCCGGGGCAGGCGCCGCTGGACACTCGTTGCACCCGGTGCAACTCAGGCAGGCCGCGCCCCCTAGAATGCCGGTCGGAGGAGTACACCGCATGGCCCTTGACCGTTTTTTCCGCCGTCGCCGCCCGCAGCTGCAGCCGGGCGCGGACGTGCCAGACCTGTGGACCCAGTGCCCCGCCTGCAAGGAAGGGGTGTACAACCGCGACCTGGAAGCGAACGCCTACGTGTGCCCCAAGTGCGGGCATCACATCCGGCTGGACGCCGCGCAACGCGTGCAGGTCCTGCTGGACGAAGGCAGCTTCCGGCAGCTGTCAGGCCGCGTGCAGCCCACCGACGCCCTGAACTTCCAGGACACCGAGGCCTACACCGACCGCCTGCGCCGCGCCCAGAAGAAAACCGGGCGTCCCGACGCGATCCTGACCGGCACCGGCACCATCCTGGATGTGCCGGTCACACTGGCCGTCATGGACTTCGCGTTCAGTGGCGGCAGCATGGGCAGCGTCGTGGGTGAGGAGATCGCCCGCGCCGCCGAGCACGCTGCCGAGCACGGCACGCCCCTGGTCATCGTGACCGCCAGTGGCGGCGCCCGCATGCAGGAAAGTGCGCTGTCCCTGATGCAGATGGCCAAGACCACCGTCGCGCTCGAAACCCTCGCGGACCGGGGGCTACCGTACGTGAGCGTCCTGACTGACCCCACCACCGGGGGCGTGACCGCCAGCTTCGCCACCATCGCCGACGTGATCGTCGCCGAGCCCGGCGCGCTGATCGGCTTCGCAGGTCCGCGCGTCATCCAGCAGACCATCCGCCAGAGCCTGCCCGAAGGCTTCCAGCGCGCCGAGTTCCTGCTGGAGCACGGCATGGTGGACGCCGTCGTGGACCGCCGCGAGCAGCGCGCGTACCTGGCGTCCCTGCTGGGCCTGCTGACCCACCGGGAGGAAAGCGCTTGACCGCCAGCATCGACACCCTGAAAGAACTCGAGGCGCGCGTGCACGACCTGGAAGTCACCGCGCAGAAGACCGGGCAGAACCTCGACGCGGCCCTGAACCCCCTGCGCGCCGAGGTCGAGCGCCTGCGCGCCCAGCAGCCCAAGGCCGCCCCCAGCCGCTGGGAGCGCGTGCAACTGGCCCGCGCGCAGGGCCGCCCCACCGCGCTGGACTACGTGGACCGCCTCTGCACCGAATTCACCGAACTGCACGGCGACCGCCGCTACGGCGACGACCCCGCCCTGATCGGCGGGCCCGCCCGCTGGCAGGGTGTGCCCGTCATGCTGCTGCTGCAGCAAAAGGGCCGTGACACGAAAAGCAAGATCAAACGCCGCTTCGGCAGCGCCAACCCCGAGGGCTACCGCAAGGCTGTGCGCCTGATGGACCTGGCCGAGAAGTTCGGTCTGCCCGTCGTGGCCCTCGTGGACACCCAGGGCGCGTACCCGGGCCTGGAAGCCGAGGAGCGCGGGCAGGGCTGGGCGATTGCCGAGAGCATCCGCCGCATGCTGAACCTGCGCGTGCCGGTCGTGAACGTCGTGATCGGCGAGGGCGGCTCGGGCGGCGCGCTCGCTATCGGGGTGGGCAACCGCGTGCTGATCCAGGAGAACGCCTGGTACTCCGTGATCTCCCCCGAGGGCGCCGCGAGCATCATCTGGAAGGACGCCAGCAAGGCGCCCCTGGCGGCCGAGGCGCTGCGCCTGACCGCCCCTGACCTGCTCGCGCTGGGCATCGTGGAGGAAGTCATTCCCGAACCCGCCGGCGGCGCCCACCTGAACACCGACGAGGCCGCCCGCGCGGTTGGCGAGGCCGTGACCCGGCACCTGCGCGAACTGGCCGCGCAGGACGCCACGACCCTGAAAACCGACCGGGCCGCCCGCTTCCGCCGCCTGGGGGCGTACACCGAGACGCCCTGACCACTGACGAGCAGACCGCCGGACCTCACAGAGGGGTCCGGCGGTCTGCTCTGGCTCTGGTGTCTGGCTGAACGGCTGATTCAGAGGCTTCATGCGGGTGTCAGGACCCGTGCATGCCTGCCATGCGGGACCGGTCGGCTGGCTGCACCAGCCTTCAGGTGCTCAGTTCACGTTCACGAGGTCCACGCTGACGTTCTGCGTGGGGGGCCGAATGCTGGGGCGCGGACCGGGGGCGTCGGTGGTGCTGTAGACGTCCACCAGATCGCCACTGTCCACCTTGCCGTTCCCGTTAGTGTCCTGAATGGCGTTCAGCGTGTACGGGCGGTCCTCCAGCGCCGGGAAGCTGAAGGTGCCGCTGACCGTGACCGGCTGGATCTTCGTGGCGGGGCTCGCGCAGTTCGGGTCCTCGGCGTAGCAGGCGACCACCAGCGTGCCCGCGGCGCTGCGGCCCTCCGGTGCGTTCACGCGGCCACTGATCCCGATTTTCGGGAAGGTCTGACCCGGGCGGTCCGTGCGGTAGAAGGCCGTGGTGCCCGGCGTGTCCTGCAACTGCGTGAACAGGGCCTCCTTGCCGTAGTCGTCGACGCTCAGCGCCCAGCGGCGCACGGTGGGCGTCACCGGGGCGTGCTGGACGGGGCCGCCGCAGACGGTGGACTGCACCTCCCCCTCCAGCGGCGTGAACGTCATGAGGTCCCCGCTGAAGGCGGCAGTGCCCCGCTCGGTGCTCAGGATCCGGCTCTGGCAGGAGCCGCTGCCCACGGCCAGCAGGCCCGTGTAGGCGTACGTGCCGTTTGCGTAGACCTTCATGATGAAGCTGCTGCCGGTCGCGCCCTGCCACGCGCCGGTCGAGGGATCGTAGTAGCCGATCGGGGAGGCCTCACCGGCCTGCCACTCGCCCTGCACCTGCGCGGGCACGCTGCCGCCCGGCGCCGGGTCCGGCGAGGGCGAGGGCTGAGGAGCGGGCTGCGGTCCGCCGCAGGCGGTGACGAGGACAAGCAGGGCAGCGGAAGCAAGCGTGGACAGCTGAACGTTCATGGGTGGACTCCTGGGAATGACAGAGGGACTGAAGGCGCGGCCGCCCGGTTCAGGGCGCCAGGCGGACGGTGAGGTCCGCGAACAGGCCGTACGAGGGGGTCTCGTGGAACGTGATGGTGGTGCTCGTGGCGTAGGTGCTCTCGGCGCGGCCCATCAGCTGCATGGGCTGGGCCGGACCGCCCTGCGGCACGTACCGGGCCGTCATGACGTACCGACCCAGGGGAATGTCCCGCACCATGGTCTCGTCAGTCAGGTGGCGGGTCAGGACCTGCCCAGCACTGCCGTCGATGAGCGGCCCGTCGGGCGTCAGCGTGAACTCGACCTGACTCATGTCGAAGTCGGTCTCCCCGCCGAAGTACGGGTACAGCTTGCCGCCGTACTCGCCGCCGCCCGGCACCTCACCGGAGATCTTCAGCGTGAAGTTCCGCACCGCGCCGGTGTCAGTGGCGAAGGCCGCGTCACTGTCGGGTTCCAGCGTCAGGTTGTACCAGTCGCCGGCGTACTTCACCTTGAAATGTCCCCCGGCGCGCCACGTGCCCGGCGTGTCCCTGGGCAGCGGGACGCTGTAGCGGCCCTGCGCGTCGGTGGTGCCCAGCGCGTTCATGTTGTAGTACAGCGTGTTGTCCGCCCAGACCTCCGCGCCGGGGACCGGCTGCCCGGCGGCGTTGCGCACGACGCCGGTCATGGTGTAGGGGGTCTGGCTGACCGGACCGCCCCCGCCCTGGCTGGGCGGCGTGGAGCCAGCCTGGGTGGAGGAACAGGCGCCCAGCAGCAGACTCAGGGCGAGCAGGGTGGTGACAGGCAGGGATCGGTTCATGAGAGGACCTCCGGGTGCCCCAGCGTGGGGCGAACGTGCCGTCATCCTGCCCGGGGAAGCGTGGCTGACGGATGGCGCGCGGACCGGCGAGCCCGGCCTGGACTGTCACGCGCGGATCACGCCCCCGCGCCTAGCGTGCGGGCATGGACGCCCTGATTGACCTGACCGTACGCGCGCTGCTCCTGGCGCTGCTTCACCCGCTGCCGCGCACGCTGCTCCTGCTGCTCGGCGCGCTGTACGGCGTGGGCAGTGGCTGGCCGCCGCCCGTGTCCGCCGCGCTGGGCGCGCTGGCACTGGTGTCCGCGCTGCTCGGCGTGCGGCGCGCCCTGCGCCCGCTCTGAAGGGGTGTCACCCGCCAGCCATGCCGGGCGGGACGGGCTTTAGGATCACCTGGGTGGCTGGCCCGGTCCAGCGCCAGGCCGCGAGCCTCAGGTGATCTGCGTCACTCCG comes from Deinococcus radiotolerans and encodes:
- the cutA gene encoding divalent-cation tolerance protein CutA translates to MSLVVMVTLPPERALDLARTLVAEHLAGCVNIIPGLQSVYRWQGEVAEDPESLLLIKTSGEQYPDLEARIKAVHPYEVPEIIALQYDRALPEFQAWLRDALTPPQR
- a CDS encoding acetyl-CoA carboxylase carboxyltransferase subunit alpha produces the protein MTASIDTLKELEARVHDLEVTAQKTGQNLDAALNPLRAEVERLRAQQPKAAPSRWERVQLARAQGRPTALDYVDRLCTEFTELHGDRRYGDDPALIGGPARWQGVPVMLLLQQKGRDTKSKIKRRFGSANPEGYRKAVRLMDLAEKFGLPVVALVDTQGAYPGLEAEERGQGWAIAESIRRMLNLRVPVVNVVIGEGGSGGALAIGVGNRVLIQENAWYSVISPEGAASIIWKDASKAPLAAEALRLTAPDLLALGIVEEVIPEPAGGAHLNTDEAARAVGEAVTRHLRELAAQDATTLKTDRAARFRRLGAYTETP
- a CDS encoding carboxypeptidase regulatory-like domain-containing protein produces the protein MNRSLPVTTLLALSLLLGACSSTQAGSTPPSQGGGGPVSQTPYTMTGVVRNAAGQPVPGAEVWADNTLYYNMNALGTTDAQGRYSVPLPRDTPGTWRAGGHFKVKYAGDWYNLTLEPDSDAAFATDTGAVRNFTLKISGEVPGGGEYGGKLYPYFGGETDFDMSQVEFTLTPDGPLIDGSAGQVLTRHLTDETMVRDIPLGRYVMTARYVPQGGPAQPMQLMGRAESTYATSTTITFHETPSYGLFADLTVRLAP
- a CDS encoding LapA family protein — translated: MRTVVLIVVLVLLGLFAVLNTNALMFPHTLSLGFVTYSGVPMGLILLIVAALLALLFYFWAGLTGLRAQADSAKLLRDMEALRLSLDQQEGSRFAQLQTHLDERFRVLGQGTDGAEVAALHARVDAMQRDLNVQLAQLDDYLKRKLG
- a CDS encoding HD domain-containing protein, with the protein product MSDFPLTDRFLHALERAHRWHAGQYRKVPMGETATVPYLSHLLGVASVALEFGASEDEAIAALLHDALEDGPENIQADVARRAETREELRRVIRQEFGEQVEALVSGATEETGLIAGKKAPWSERKMAYLRKLIRTEKPESAASLLVSASDKLHNARAILADVLAFGDSPESRVAFFDRFNAEQEGTLQYYRLLVWAYNRAPGGHGQVRLHALFTELDRTVTALEFACGVHQRDVLNYRPLREFSRRHLGPGES
- a CDS encoding helix-turn-helix domain-containing protein — protein: MGRHRLTQTALAQASGLRPATISALYHDRTDAIAKGTLTRLLAGLHHLTGVPYQVGDILQIRQ
- the accD gene encoding acetyl-CoA carboxylase, carboxyltransferase subunit beta, producing MALDRFFRRRRPQLQPGADVPDLWTQCPACKEGVYNRDLEANAYVCPKCGHHIRLDAAQRVQVLLDEGSFRQLSGRVQPTDALNFQDTEAYTDRLRRAQKKTGRPDAILTGTGTILDVPVTLAVMDFAFSGGSMGSVVGEEIARAAEHAAEHGTPLVIVTASGGARMQESALSLMQMAKTTVALETLADRGLPYVSVLTDPTTGGVTASFATIADVIVAEPGALIGFAGPRVIQQTIRQSLPEGFQRAEFLLEHGMVDAVVDRREQRAYLASLLGLLTHREESA